The Streptomyces pactum genome contains a region encoding:
- a CDS encoding zinc-dependent metalloprotease gives MTSIGASSGMVDWNLAVATATRLVRPGPEVSRDEARAVVAELRRHAKVSEEHVRGFTRLATEEAHGTPVLVVDRPGWVRANVAGFREILKPLLEKLQERRGSSAGNAVLGAVGGKVTGVELGMLLSFLSSRVLGQYETFAPATRELPAGANGGGRLLLVAPNIVHVERELDVDPHDFRLWVCLHEETHRTQFTAVPWLRDHLEGEIQSFLAETDVDPMTVLERVREAAQTLAGGRPEGEEDDGGRSLVELVQTPAQREVLGRLTAVMSLLEGHADFVMDGVGPAVVPSVGEIREKFQQRRAKGASRLDLALRKLLGLDAKLRQYRDGERFVRAVVDECGMDGFNRVWTSPNTLPTKSEIAKPADWIARVHRKPES, from the coding sequence ATGACGAGCATCGGCGCATCTTCCGGCATGGTCGACTGGAATCTCGCGGTGGCGACCGCGACCCGGCTCGTACGGCCGGGCCCCGAGGTGAGCCGCGACGAGGCCAGGGCCGTCGTCGCGGAACTCCGTCGGCATGCCAAGGTCTCGGAGGAACACGTACGGGGCTTCACTCGTCTGGCCACCGAGGAGGCGCACGGCACCCCCGTCCTCGTCGTCGACCGCCCCGGCTGGGTCCGGGCGAACGTCGCCGGGTTCCGGGAGATCCTCAAGCCCCTGCTGGAGAAGTTGCAGGAGCGGCGCGGCAGCAGCGCGGGCAACGCGGTCCTCGGCGCCGTCGGCGGCAAGGTCACCGGCGTGGAGCTGGGCATGCTGCTGTCGTTCCTGTCCTCCCGCGTCCTCGGCCAGTACGAGACCTTCGCCCCGGCCACCCGCGAACTCCCCGCCGGTGCGAACGGCGGCGGCAGGCTGCTGCTCGTCGCACCGAACATCGTGCACGTGGAGCGCGAACTCGACGTCGATCCCCACGACTTCCGCCTCTGGGTCTGCCTGCACGAGGAGACGCACCGCACGCAGTTCACCGCGGTGCCCTGGCTGCGCGACCACCTGGAGGGCGAAATCCAGTCGTTCCTCGCGGAGACCGACGTCGACCCCATGACCGTGCTGGAGCGGGTCCGCGAGGCCGCCCAGACGCTCGCCGGGGGACGCCCCGAGGGCGAGGAGGACGACGGCGGCCGGTCGCTGGTGGAGCTGGTGCAGACTCCGGCCCAGCGGGAGGTCCTCGGCCGCCTCACCGCCGTGATGTCACTGCTGGAGGGCCACGCCGACTTCGTGATGGACGGGGTCGGGCCGGCGGTCGTGCCGAGCGTCGGGGAGATCCGCGAGAAGTTCCAGCAGCGTCGGGCCAAGGGCGCGTCCCGCCTCGACCTGGCGCTGCGCAAGCTGCTCGGGCTGGACGCCAAGCTCCGCCAGTACCGGGACGGCGAACGCTTCGTACGGGCCGTCGTCGACGAGTGCGGCATGGACGGCTTCAACCGCGTCTGGACCTCGCCCAACACCCTCCCCACCAAGTCGGAGATCGCCAAACCGGCGGACTGGATCGCGCGGGTGCACCGCAAGCCGGAGTCGTGA
- the dacB gene encoding D-alanyl-D-alanine carboxypeptidase/D-alanyl-D-alanine endopeptidase, translated as MTVPELRPWRAAQPHVARAAGAVRPRLARAARAAGPRLARFARAAKPQLARVTRPKTWQYTAGAATAGLALAAGVVTAAGPWDSTGQRTAERDRAAALERTGGVDHGRGSGGSGTTSGPPRPAPSAGSVLAGLGGASGGVPGGVKAPPGGEALDDVLGPLLDDPAFGTRRAAAVVDLTTGKRLYGLGADAPLTPASTTKIATAVAALAALGPDHRLTTRTALEADTGEVVLVGGGDPTLTAREDARGLASLRTLAGKTAAALKKRDVRKVTLSYDTTLYAGEETHPIGVNENLARVTALMADEARTDGSTRGPAPRVPDPAADAARTFAGFLKQHGITASSPGPSKATDRADTLATVSSPPLAALVERMLTNSDNDLAEALARHTALATGESADFEGVSAAVPARLKQLGLPVRGARFHDGSGLDRTDRITADLLTALLAEAADPARPELRPVLTGLPVAGFTGTLTSRSTEGAAGLVRAKTGTLTGVNTLAGTMVTAEGRLLAFAFLASGTTDAWAAQTALDRLATTLVAGSAA; from the coding sequence GTGACAGTGCCAGAGCTGAGGCCGTGGCGGGCCGCGCAACCGCACGTGGCGCGCGCCGCGGGCGCCGTACGTCCGCGTCTCGCACGCGCCGCGCGGGCCGCCGGACCGCGTCTCGCGCGGTTCGCGCGGGCCGCGAAGCCGCAGCTCGCCCGGGTCACCCGGCCCAAGACCTGGCAGTACACCGCCGGTGCCGCCACCGCCGGGCTGGCTCTCGCCGCCGGTGTGGTGACCGCCGCCGGCCCCTGGGACTCCACGGGTCAGCGTACGGCCGAGCGGGACCGGGCCGCCGCCCTGGAACGCACGGGTGGCGTAGATCACGGTCGCGGATCCGGGGGCTCCGGTACGACGTCCGGGCCGCCCCGCCCCGCGCCCAGTGCCGGCTCCGTCCTGGCGGGCCTCGGCGGCGCCTCCGGCGGCGTGCCGGGCGGCGTCAAGGCGCCACCGGGCGGCGAGGCACTCGACGACGTCCTCGGGCCGCTCCTGGACGACCCCGCGTTCGGCACCCGCCGCGCGGCGGCCGTCGTCGACCTCACCACCGGCAAGCGCCTCTACGGTCTCGGTGCCGACGCCCCCCTCACGCCCGCCTCCACCACCAAGATCGCCACCGCGGTCGCCGCCCTCGCCGCCCTCGGCCCCGACCACCGCCTCACCACCCGCACCGCCCTGGAGGCCGACACCGGCGAAGTCGTCCTGGTCGGCGGCGGCGACCCCACCCTCACCGCGCGCGAGGACGCCCGGGGCCTCGCGAGCCTGCGCACCCTCGCCGGGAAGACCGCCGCCGCCCTGAAGAAGCGGGACGTGCGCAAGGTGACGCTGTCCTACGACACGACGCTCTACGCCGGCGAGGAAACGCACCCGATCGGGGTCAACGAGAACCTCGCCCGTGTCACGGCCCTGATGGCCGACGAGGCACGCACGGACGGCTCCACCCGCGGTCCCGCCCCCCGGGTGCCCGACCCGGCCGCCGACGCCGCCCGCACCTTCGCCGGCTTCCTGAAGCAGCACGGCATCACCGCGTCGTCCCCCGGCCCCTCCAAGGCGACCGACCGCGCCGACACCCTCGCCACCGTCTCCTCGCCCCCGCTGGCGGCCCTGGTCGAGCGGATGCTGACCAACAGCGACAACGACCTCGCCGAGGCCCTCGCCCGCCACACCGCCCTGGCGACCGGCGAGAGCGCCGACTTCGAAGGCGTCTCCGCCGCCGTCCCGGCCCGTCTGAAGCAACTGGGCCTGCCCGTGCGCGGCGCGCGTTTCCATGACGGCAGCGGCCTCGACCGCACCGACCGGATCACCGCCGACCTCCTCACCGCCCTGCTGGCCGAGGCCGCCGACCCGGCCCGCCCCGAGCTCCGCCCCGTCCTCACCGGCCTCCCGGTCGCCGGCTTCACCGGCACGCTGACCAGCCGCTCCACGGAGGGCGCGGCCGGCCTGGTCCGTGCCAAGACGGGCACCCTGACGGGCGTCAACACCCTCGCCGGCACCATGGTCACCGCCGAGGGCCGCCTCCTGGCCTTCGCCTTCCTGGCCTCCGGGACGACGGACGCGTGGGCGGCCCAGACGGCCCTGGACCGGTTGGCGACGACCCTGGTGGCCGGGTCGGCCGCCTAG
- a CDS encoding inorganic diphosphatase — protein sequence MEFDVTIEIPKGSRNKYEVDHETGRIRLDRRLFTSTAYPTDYGFVENTLGEDGDPLDALVILDEPTFPGCLIRCRAIGMFRMTDEAGGDDKLLCVPSTDPRVEHLRDIHHVSEFDRLEIQHFFEVYKDLEPGKSVEGADWVGRTDAEAEIERSYKRFKDQGGH from the coding sequence GTGGAGTTCGACGTCACGATCGAGATCCCGAAGGGTTCGCGGAACAAGTACGAGGTGGACCACGAGACCGGTCGTATCCGCCTGGACCGCCGCCTGTTCACCTCGACCGCCTACCCGACCGACTACGGCTTCGTCGAGAACACCCTCGGCGAGGACGGCGACCCGTTGGACGCGCTGGTCATCCTGGACGAGCCGACCTTCCCGGGCTGCCTCATCCGCTGCCGCGCGATCGGCATGTTCCGGATGACGGACGAGGCCGGCGGCGACGACAAGCTGCTGTGCGTGCCGTCGACCGACCCGCGCGTGGAGCACCTGCGTGACATCCACCACGTGTCGGAGTTCGACCGCCTGGAGATCCAGCACTTCTTCGAGGTCTACAAGGACCTGGAGCCCGGCAAGTCCGTCGAGGGCGCCGACTGGGTGGGCCGCACCGACGCCGAGGCCGAGATCGAGCGGTCCTACAAGCGCTTCAAGGACCAGGGCGGCCACTGA
- a CDS encoding threonine/serine ThrE exporter family protein, protein MTEAEDRKPQSDEARSAFRPPSGVAATAEGEASTTSEFEIPQGLAVPRHTATESETTSEFALPEGLDAPPAAPAEGEGSAFTTPSTYHAWTAPTTFTPASGFPAVNLADVPWQDRMRTMLRMPVAERPAPETAQRHDDETGPAVPRVLDLTLRIGELLLAGGEGAEDVEAAMFAVCRSYGLDRCEPNVTFTLLSISHQPSLVEDPVTASRTVRRRGTDYTRLAAVFHLVDDLSDPDTNISLEEAYRRLAEMRRNRHPYPTWVLTTASGLLAGAASVLVGGGLTVFVAAMLGSMLGDRLAWLCAGRGLPEFYQFAVAAMPPAAMGVALTVTHVDVKASAVITGGLFALLPGRALVAGVQDGLTGFYITASARLLEVMYFFVSIVAGVLIVLYFGVQLGAELDPDAKLGTGDQPVVQICASMLLSLAFAILLQQERSTVLAVTLNGGVAWSVYGAMHYVGDISPVASTAAAAGLVGLFGQLMSRYRFASALPYTTAAIGPLLPGSATYFGLLAIAQSKVDKGLVSLSTAVALAMAIAIGVNLGGEISRLFLKMPGAASAAGRRAAKRTRGF, encoded by the coding sequence GTGACGGAGGCGGAGGACCGCAAGCCGCAGTCGGACGAGGCCCGCAGTGCCTTCCGGCCGCCCAGTGGTGTGGCGGCGACGGCCGAGGGCGAGGCGTCGACGACGTCCGAGTTCGAGATCCCGCAGGGACTGGCCGTCCCGCGGCACACCGCCACGGAGTCCGAGACGACCTCGGAGTTCGCGCTGCCCGAAGGGCTGGACGCACCTCCGGCCGCGCCCGCCGAGGGCGAGGGGTCGGCGTTCACCACGCCCAGCACGTACCACGCCTGGACCGCACCGACCACCTTCACCCCGGCGAGCGGCTTCCCGGCGGTGAACCTGGCGGACGTGCCCTGGCAGGACCGGATGCGCACGATGCTGCGCATGCCGGTGGCCGAGCGGCCCGCGCCCGAGACCGCGCAGCGGCACGACGACGAGACCGGCCCCGCCGTGCCGCGCGTGCTGGACCTGACCCTGCGTATCGGGGAGCTGCTGCTGGCGGGCGGTGAGGGCGCCGAGGACGTGGAGGCGGCGATGTTCGCCGTGTGCCGCTCCTACGGCCTGGACCGCTGCGAGCCGAACGTCACCTTCACCCTGCTGTCGATCTCCCATCAGCCGTCCCTGGTCGAGGACCCGGTCACGGCGTCGCGGACGGTGCGCCGCCGGGGCACCGACTACACGCGGCTCGCGGCCGTCTTCCACCTGGTGGACGACCTCAGCGACCCGGACACGAACATCTCCCTGGAGGAGGCCTACCGGCGCCTCGCGGAGATGCGCCGCAACCGGCACCCGTACCCCACCTGGGTGCTGACCACGGCGAGCGGGCTGCTGGCGGGCGCGGCGTCGGTGCTCGTGGGCGGTGGACTGACCGTGTTCGTGGCGGCCATGCTCGGCTCGATGCTCGGCGACCGGCTGGCCTGGCTGTGCGCCGGGCGCGGGCTGCCGGAGTTCTACCAGTTCGCGGTGGCCGCGATGCCGCCGGCCGCGATGGGTGTCGCGCTGACGGTGACGCACGTCGACGTGAAGGCGTCGGCGGTCATCACCGGTGGTCTGTTCGCGCTGCTGCCGGGGCGGGCGCTGGTGGCGGGGGTGCAGGACGGGCTGACCGGCTTCTACATCACCGCGTCCGCGCGCCTGCTGGAGGTCATGTACTTCTTCGTCAGCATCGTCGCCGGGGTGCTGATCGTGCTGTACTTCGGCGTACAGCTCGGCGCCGAGCTCGATCCCGACGCGAAACTGGGCACAGGCGACCAGCCGGTCGTCCAGATCTGCGCGTCGATGCTGCTGTCGCTCGCCTTCGCGATCCTGCTCCAGCAGGAACGATCCACCGTGCTGGCGGTGACCCTGAACGGGGGCGTCGCCTGGAGCGTGTACGGCGCGATGCACTACGTCGGCGACATCTCGCCGGTGGCGTCCACGGCCGCCGCGGCGGGACTGGTCGGCCTGTTCGGGCAGCTCATGTCCCGGTACCGGTTCGCGTCGGCGCTGCCCTACACGACCGCGGCGATCGGGCCGCTGCTGCCCGGTTCGGCGACGTACTTCGGGCTGCTGGCCATCGCGCAGAGCAAGGTCGACAAGGGGCTGGTGTCCCTGTCGACGGCCGTGGCGCTCGCCATGGCCATCGCCATCGGGGTCAACCTCGGCGGGGAGATCTCGCGGCTGTTCCTGAAGATGCCGGGGGCCGCGAGTGCCGCGGGACGCCGGGCGGCGAAGCGGACGCGGGGGTTCTGA
- a CDS encoding DedA family protein → MTTLALGPEWLSPDYLIETFALPGILLIVFAESGLFAFLPGDSLLFTAGLFVAQGEYISQPLWLVCTLIVLAAVIGDQVGYMIGKFLGPKLFNRPNSKLFKQENLDKAHEFMEKYGPKAIVLARFVPIVRTFAPIVAGAGRMKYRTFLTYNIIGGVAWGSGVTLAGYWLGQIEFIRTNVEPILVLIVVLSVVPIAIEYLRERGKKKRAAAEPPAVQQHQPQPPYPVMDDATTQLRRVDPYQQPQQQSYDQSYDQSYDRPYGSPQPYAQQYPQGYGQQPYGDQGGQGGQYPYNQGR, encoded by the coding sequence GTGACCACGCTTGCGCTCGGCCCCGAGTGGCTCAGCCCGGACTATCTGATCGAGACCTTCGCTCTGCCGGGCATCCTGCTCATCGTCTTCGCCGAGTCCGGACTCTTCGCCTTCCTGCCCGGCGACTCGCTGCTGTTCACCGCGGGCCTCTTCGTCGCCCAGGGCGAGTACATCAGCCAGCCGCTGTGGCTGGTGTGCACCCTGATCGTGCTGGCCGCCGTCATCGGCGACCAAGTGGGTTACATGATCGGCAAGTTCCTCGGTCCGAAGCTCTTCAACCGCCCCAACTCCAAGCTCTTCAAACAGGAGAACCTGGACAAGGCCCACGAGTTCATGGAGAAGTACGGTCCCAAGGCGATCGTCCTTGCCCGCTTCGTGCCCATCGTGCGCACCTTCGCCCCCATCGTGGCGGGCGCCGGCCGCATGAAGTACCGCACCTTCCTCACGTACAACATCATCGGCGGCGTGGCCTGGGGCTCGGGCGTCACCCTCGCGGGCTACTGGCTCGGCCAGATCGAGTTCATCCGGACCAACGTCGAACCGATCCTCGTCCTGATCGTCGTCCTCTCGGTCGTCCCGATCGCCATCGAGTACCTCCGCGAGCGAGGCAAGAAGAAGCGCGCCGCCGCCGAGCCGCCGGCGGTCCAGCAGCACCAGCCGCAGCCGCCGTACCCGGTCATGGACGACGCCACGACCCAGCTCCGCAGGGTGGACCCGTACCAGCAGCCGCAGCAGCAGTCCTACGACCAGTCCTACGACCAGTCCTACGACCGGCCCTACGGCTCGCCGCAGCCGTACGCGCAGCAGTACCCGCAGGGGTACGGGCAGCAGCCCTACGGCGACCAGGGCGGCCAGGGCGGCCAGTACCCCTACAACCAGGGGCGCTGA
- a CDS encoding YbjQ family protein: protein MGIEEYGGGQGPQPEVLVVTTNDLPGHRVQEVLGEVFGLTVRSRHLGSQIGAGLKSMIGGELRGLTKTLVETRNQAMDRLVEQARARGANAVLAFRFDVTEAADVGTEVCAYGTAVVVARE, encoded by the coding sequence ATGGGTATTGAAGAATACGGCGGCGGACAGGGTCCTCAGCCCGAGGTGCTCGTGGTGACCACGAACGACCTGCCGGGCCATCGCGTGCAGGAGGTGCTGGGGGAGGTCTTCGGGCTGACCGTGCGCTCCCGGCACCTGGGGAGCCAGATCGGTGCCGGGCTGAAGTCGATGATCGGCGGTGAGCTGCGCGGTCTCACCAAGACGCTGGTCGAGACCCGCAACCAGGCCATGGACCGGCTCGTCGAGCAGGCACGCGCGCGCGGGGCCAACGCGGTGCTGGCGTTCCGCTTCGACGTGACGGAGGCGGCGGACGTGGGCACCGAGGTGTGCGCGTACGGGACGGCGGTGGTCGTGGCCCGGGAGTGA
- a CDS encoding MerR family transcriptional regulator, producing MSYSVGQVAGFAGVTVRTLHHYDDIGLLVPSERSHAGHRRYSDADLDRLQQILFYRELGFPLDEVAALLDDPDADPRAHLRRQHELLTARIEKLQKMAAAVEHAMEARSMGINLTPEEKFEVFGEFDPDQYEEEVRERWGDTDAYRQSRQKTASYTKEDWQRIQNEADELTRRFVALMDAGEPADSEAAMDAAEDHRQGIARNHYDCGHEMHTCLGEMYVSDERFTRNIDAAKPGLAAYMRDAILANAVRHTP from the coding sequence GTGAGCTACTCCGTGGGACAGGTCGCCGGCTTCGCCGGAGTGACGGTGCGCACCCTGCACCACTACGACGACATCGGCCTGCTCGTACCCAGTGAGCGCAGCCACGCGGGCCACCGGCGCTACAGCGACGCCGACCTCGACCGGCTGCAGCAGATCCTGTTCTACCGGGAGCTCGGCTTCCCGCTCGACGAGGTCGCCGCCCTGCTCGACGACCCGGACGCGGACCCGCGTGCGCACCTGCGCCGCCAGCACGAACTGCTGACCGCCCGGATCGAGAAGCTGCAGAAGATGGCGGCGGCCGTGGAGCACGCCATGGAGGCACGCAGCATGGGAATCAACCTCACGCCGGAGGAGAAGTTCGAGGTCTTCGGCGAGTTCGACCCCGATCAGTACGAGGAGGAGGTCCGGGAACGCTGGGGCGACACCGACGCCTACCGCCAGTCGCGGCAGAAGACCGCCTCGTACACCAAGGAGGACTGGCAGCGCATCCAGAACGAGGCCGACGAGCTCACCCGGCGCTTCGTCGCCCTGATGGACGCAGGTGAGCCCGCCGACTCCGAGGCGGCCATGGACGCCGCCGAGGACCACCGGCAGGGGATCGCCCGCAACCACTACGACTGCGGGCACGAGATGCACACCTGCCTGGGCGAGATGTACGTCTCGGACGAGCGTTTCACGCGGAACATCGACGCCGCCAAGCCGGGCCTCGCCGCCTACATGCGCGACGCGATCCTCGCCAACGCCGTCCGGCACACCCCCTGA
- a CDS encoding ABC transporter permease, translated as MTYALADSWTMTRRELARWARQPIAVVVNLVFPVMMLLMFGYLVGGGRGVSGDYVDYLIPGMLALTMAFGLEGTMVAVTRDLDKGVVDRFRSLPMTNGAVLVGRSAADMLQSALGLAVLIAVGYTLGWRAHGGPGAFLGAVGLLLLLRFAMLWIGIFLALVAGKPELVQAVQILVWPVGFLSNAFATPQAMPGWLGTVVQWNPMSQTATAVRDLFGGPGGESGHVWAAIAWPLALLAVFSPLAVGRFARLSR; from the coding sequence ATGACGTACGCCCTGGCCGACTCCTGGACCATGACCCGCCGCGAACTGGCCCGCTGGGCGCGGCAGCCGATCGCGGTCGTCGTCAACCTGGTCTTCCCGGTGATGATGCTGCTGATGTTCGGCTATCTGGTCGGCGGCGGCCGGGGCGTGAGCGGCGACTACGTCGACTACCTGATCCCCGGGATGCTGGCCCTCACCATGGCCTTCGGCCTGGAGGGCACCATGGTCGCCGTCACCCGGGACCTCGACAAGGGCGTCGTCGACCGCTTCCGCTCCCTGCCGATGACCAACGGCGCGGTCCTGGTGGGCCGTTCCGCCGCCGACATGCTCCAGTCGGCGCTCGGTCTCGCGGTGCTGATCGCCGTCGGGTACACGCTCGGCTGGCGGGCCCACGGCGGTCCCGGCGCCTTCCTGGGCGCGGTGGGCCTGCTGCTGCTCCTCCGCTTCGCCATGCTGTGGATCGGCATCTTCCTCGCCCTGGTGGCGGGCAAGCCCGAGCTGGTGCAGGCGGTGCAGATCCTGGTCTGGCCGGTGGGCTTCCTCTCCAACGCCTTCGCCACGCCACAGGCCATGCCGGGCTGGCTCGGCACGGTCGTCCAGTGGAACCCGATGTCCCAGACCGCCACGGCCGTACGCGACCTCTTCGGCGGCCCGGGCGGCGAGTCCGGCCACGTGTGGGCGGCGATCGCCTGGCCGCTGGCCCTGCTCGCGGTGTTCTCCCCGCTGGCCGTCGGGAGGTTCGCCCGCCTCAGCAGGTGA
- a CDS encoding ATP-binding cassette domain-containing protein, with translation MTDAAITVEGARKKYGSKDALDGLDLTVTRGTVHGVLGPNGAGKTTLVRVLSTLLRPDAGRIEVAGHDVVTDAYAVRLRIGLLGQHAALDEELGGRQNLEMFGRLHHLGARRARARADELLARFDLTDTGRKPVSAYSGGMRRRLDLAASLITEPEVLFLDEPTTGLDPRGRAEVWDSVRSLVGGGTTVLLTTQYLEEADQLADRISVVDAGRVVADGTADELKAATGGDRVDVVLRDAGQLTAAAALLPLTGVRVDPDRRLLSAPVTDRMAALSGVVRALEEAGLEAEDVAVRRPTLDEVFLHLTDRTKEAV, from the coding sequence GTGACCGACGCGGCGATCACCGTCGAAGGGGCACGCAAGAAATACGGCAGCAAGGACGCGCTGGACGGACTCGACCTCACGGTCACGCGCGGCACGGTGCACGGCGTACTGGGCCCGAACGGCGCGGGCAAGACGACGCTGGTCCGCGTCTTGTCCACCCTGCTGCGCCCCGACGCGGGCCGGATCGAGGTGGCCGGGCACGACGTAGTGACCGACGCGTACGCCGTACGGCTGCGCATCGGCCTGCTCGGCCAGCACGCGGCACTCGACGAGGAACTCGGCGGCCGGCAGAACCTGGAGATGTTCGGCCGCCTCCACCACCTGGGCGCCCGGCGGGCACGCGCGCGTGCCGACGAACTCCTGGCGCGCTTCGACCTCACCGACACCGGCCGCAAACCGGTCAGCGCCTACAGCGGCGGCATGCGGCGCCGCCTGGACCTCGCCGCGTCCCTGATCACCGAGCCGGAGGTGCTCTTCCTGGACGAGCCGACCACCGGCCTCGACCCGCGCGGCCGCGCCGAGGTGTGGGACTCGGTCCGCTCCCTGGTCGGCGGCGGGACGACCGTCCTGCTCACCACCCAGTACCTGGAGGAGGCCGACCAGCTCGCCGACCGCATCTCGGTCGTCGACGCCGGCCGGGTCGTCGCCGACGGCACCGCGGACGAACTGAAGGCCGCCACCGGCGGCGACCGCGTCGACGTCGTCCTGCGCGACGCCGGACAACTGACCGCCGCCGCGGCCCTGCTCCCCCTCACCGGCGTCCGCGTGGACCCCGACCGCCGGCTGCTCAGCGCGCCGGTCACCGACCGCATGGCGGCGCTCTCCGGCGTCGTACGGGCCTTGGAGGAGGCCGGTCTGGAGGCCGAGGACGTGGCCGTGCGCCGCCCGACCCTGGACGAGGTGTTCCTGCACCTCACCGACCGCACCAAGGAGGCCGTGTGA
- a CDS encoding PadR family transcriptional regulator, whose amino-acid sequence MSVIRLLVLGAVRQHGRAHGYQVRNDLEYWGAHEWSNAKPGSIYHALKQMAKQGLLHAHEIAPSTVGGPPRTEYEITEKGVAEYFTLLRESLTAYDQKPDVLSAGLGLMVDLERGEVLALLEERIRAIQEWRRSVTEYYTPEDGPGQLGHIGEIMNLWVHSADTGAEWTRALIERIRGGAYTFAGEGEPFVGVLGEGEENPFATGERHSGDLG is encoded by the coding sequence ATGTCAGTGATCCGACTCCTGGTGCTCGGCGCGGTCCGCCAGCACGGGCGGGCCCATGGCTACCAGGTGCGCAACGACCTGGAGTACTGGGGCGCGCACGAGTGGTCCAACGCCAAGCCCGGCTCGATCTACCACGCGCTGAAGCAGATGGCCAAGCAGGGCCTGCTGCACGCGCACGAGATCGCCCCCTCGACCGTCGGCGGCCCACCGCGCACCGAGTACGAGATCACCGAGAAGGGCGTGGCAGAGTACTTCACCCTGCTCCGGGAGTCCCTCACCGCCTACGACCAGAAACCGGACGTGCTCTCCGCGGGGCTCGGGCTGATGGTCGATCTCGAACGCGGCGAGGTGCTCGCCCTGCTGGAGGAGCGGATCCGGGCCATCCAGGAGTGGCGCAGGTCCGTCACCGAGTACTACACGCCCGAGGACGGCCCCGGGCAGCTCGGTCACATCGGCGAGATCATGAACCTCTGGGTGCACTCCGCCGACACCGGTGCCGAGTGGACCCGCGCGCTCATCGAACGCATCCGGGGCGGCGCGTACACGTTCGCCGGGGAGGGCGAGCCGTTCGTCGGCGTCCTGGGCGAGGGCGAGGAGAACCCGTTCGCGACGGGAGAGCGGCACTCTGGAGACCTCGGCTAA
- a CDS encoding DinB family protein encodes MVTHVRPEAQGDERGALLSFLAEQRGGIRRSVLGLTDGQASSRPSASELSLAGLIKHVAETEQGWIARARQEAPAVARDESNWHECFVLVGDETVASQLAYWEKVAAETEAFIRAVPSLDDTFPLPNDPWFPPDERVSMRWLCLTLIRETARHAGHADVIRESLDGASAWDLVAKEQGTSGE; translated from the coding sequence ATGGTCACTCATGTGCGACCCGAGGCGCAGGGCGACGAGCGCGGCGCGCTGCTGTCCTTCCTGGCGGAGCAGCGCGGCGGCATCCGCCGCTCGGTCCTGGGCCTGACGGACGGGCAGGCGTCGTCCCGGCCGAGCGCGAGCGAGCTGTCCCTGGCCGGGCTCATCAAGCACGTCGCCGAGACCGAGCAGGGGTGGATCGCCCGCGCCAGGCAGGAGGCGCCGGCCGTCGCCCGCGACGAGTCGAACTGGCACGAGTGCTTCGTCCTGGTCGGCGACGAGACGGTCGCCTCGCAGTTGGCGTACTGGGAGAAGGTCGCCGCCGAGACGGAGGCGTTCATCCGCGCGGTGCCCAGCCTCGACGACACGTTCCCGCTGCCGAACGATCCCTGGTTCCCGCCGGACGAGCGCGTCTCGATGCGCTGGCTGTGCCTGACCCTGATCCGCGAGACGGCCCGGCACGCCGGCCACGCCGACGTCATCCGCGAGTCGCTGGACGGCGCCTCGGCCTGGGACCTGGTGGCGAAGGAGCAGGGCACCTCCGGGGAGTGA